One region of Carassius carassius chromosome 41, fCarCar2.1, whole genome shotgun sequence genomic DNA includes:
- the LOC132123163 gene encoding rho-related GTP-binding protein RhoG-like: MQNIKCVVVGDGAVGKTCLLISFTTNAFPKEYIPTVFDNYSSQLTVDSKVVSLNLWDTAGQEEYDRLRTLSYPQTNVFIICFCIVNPSSYENVKLKWYPEVSEHCPNVPILLVGTKKDLRDDPEVLKKLKEKNLSVVSQQQGVALARQIQASKYMECSALNQDGVKEVFTEAVHVFLNPKSRAPKKSCVLL; encoded by the coding sequence atgcagaacatcaAGTGTGTTGTAGTTGGAGATGGTGCCGTTGGGAAGACCTGCCTCCTGATTTCCTTCACCACCAATGCCTTTCCTAAAGAATACATCCCCACTGTTTTTGACAACTACAGCTCACAGCTCACTGTAGACTCTAAAGTAGTCAGTCTGAACCTGTGGGACACCGCGGGACAGGAGGAGTACGACCGTCTACGAACTCTCTCCTACCCACAGaccaatgtttttatcatctgctTCTGCATCGTCAACCCCTCGTCCTATGAAAATGTCAAGCTAAAGTGGTACCCCGAGGTGTCAGAACACTGTCCTAATGTGCCCATCCTGCTGGTGGGGACTAAAAAGGATCTGCGAGATGATCCAGAGGTGCTGAAGAAGCTCAAAGAGAAGAACCTGTCTGTGGTGTCCCAGCAGCAGGGGGTGGCGCTGGCCCGACAAATCCAGGCCAGCAAGTACATGGAGTGTTCAGCGCTCAACCAGGACGGGGTGAAGGAAGTGTTTACAGAAGCTGTTCACGTTTTCCTCAACCCCAAATCCCGAGCCCCCAAGAAATCATGCGTGCTACTATAA